A region from the Onthophagus taurus isolate NC chromosome 8, IU_Otau_3.0, whole genome shotgun sequence genome encodes:
- the LOC139431221 gene encoding uncharacterized protein has product MENPEIEKKERKHRCTEENCQHKNRKHKKHKKHLHKDDKSDEKNTEVLKITNVEIDFDSKKSFEKIDSKEINQEKDINDENDFNVELEDDVVANPDDEITMENIEDTLDESSRYFEVDQLKQLKIKIN; this is encoded by the coding sequence atggaaaaccCAGAGATTGAAAAGAAGGAGCGAAAACATCGGTGTACCGAGGAAAATTGTCAACATAAAAATAGGAAGCATAAGAAACACAAGAAACATCTCCATAAAGACGATAAAAGCGATGAAAAAAATACTGAAGTACTCAAAATTACTAATGTAGAAATCGATTTCGATTCGAAGAAaagtttcgaaaaaattgattcgaaggaaattaatcaagaaaaagatattaatgatgaaaatgattttaatgtagAATTAGAAGATGATGTGGTTGCAAATCCCGATGATGAAATTACCATGGAGAATATCGAGGATACTTTGGATGAAAGCAGCAGGTATTTCGAAGTAGACCAgcttaaacaattaaaaataaaaataaattaa